A window of Tautonia plasticadhaerens contains these coding sequences:
- a CDS encoding DUF1559 domain-containing protein has protein sequence MARHRRGFTLIELLVVIAIIGVLIALLLPAVQSAREAARRAQCTNNLKQIGLAMHNYHDSTNSLPPGMKGCCWGTWLLFTMPYLEQQNLYNAYNFDGNNVIGGDADGPLRYVGDKNITVTSSRVAAYLCPSDGTDSRPGYGALGLQVSTHNYVVNFGNTNVQQGPITLAGLTYNFAGAPFNDIGSPQADISTGALQGGVKSTQNFASIRDGLSNTLLTSELVIGESATNVDLRGFSWWAYSASFVGNIGPNSTLPDLMQSAGYCNYPFALNPPCAAGTSETGIQLAARSRHPGGVNVGMGDGSVKFVKNSINLQIWRALSSSKGGEVISADQF, from the coding sequence ATGGCTCGTCATCGTCGCGGATTCACGCTGATCGAACTGCTCGTCGTCATCGCCATCATCGGCGTGCTCATCGCCCTGCTGCTGCCCGCCGTGCAGAGCGCCCGCGAGGCCGCCCGCCGGGCCCAGTGCACCAACAACCTGAAGCAGATCGGGTTGGCGATGCACAACTACCACGACTCGACCAACTCGCTGCCGCCGGGCATGAAGGGCTGCTGCTGGGGCACCTGGCTGCTGTTCACGATGCCCTACCTCGAGCAGCAGAACCTGTACAACGCCTACAATTTCGACGGCAACAACGTCATCGGCGGCGACGCCGACGGCCCCCTGCGCTACGTGGGGGACAAGAACATCACCGTCACCTCCAGCCGGGTGGCCGCCTACCTCTGCCCGAGCGACGGCACCGACAGCCGGCCGGGCTACGGCGCCCTGGGCCTGCAGGTGAGCACGCATAATTACGTGGTCAACTTCGGCAACACGAACGTGCAGCAGGGGCCGATCACGCTGGCCGGCCTGACCTACAACTTCGCCGGCGCCCCCTTCAACGACATCGGCTCGCCGCAGGCGGACATCTCCACCGGCGCGCTCCAGGGCGGGGTCAAGAGCACGCAGAACTTCGCCTCCATCCGGGACGGCCTGAGCAACACCCTGCTGACCTCGGAGCTGGTGATCGGCGAGAGCGCCACGAACGTGGACCTCCGCGGCTTCTCCTGGTGGGCCTACAGCGCGAGCTTCGTGGGCAACATCGGGCCGAACAGCACCCTGCCCGACTTGATGCAGAGCGCCGGCTACTGCAATTATCCCTTCGCGCTGAACCCCCCCTGCGCCGCCGGCACGAGCGAGACGGGCATCCAGCTGGCCGCCCGGAGCCGACACCCCGGGGGCGTGAACGTGGGGATGGGGGACGGCAGCGTCAAGTTCGTCAAGAACTCGATCAACCTGCAGATCTGGCGGGCCCTGTCGTCCT